AAAATGTGTTATgcgatttgtattatataatatattataatcatcatatatttattcgtatatacatatttacacatatatacacatataggtacacttacataatatgtacctttttccgccgtgtaggaactaacatattatgtaattgtttacttgctactctcgtgtaggaacttactatTCCCCCTCTGCTCagtatcgtttttcgtatacacattgatattatataatttaattcacacTTAAtatcattacagtgacccaatagtaacctactgtacagcagagtgacacccacttatacgacttttttagttattttttctatatacttcaatacaattttatttgttgggtcgtAATCGTAAAGCGTGGCAATTAAATACGAGgcacaatggcagttgaaaaatattaaaatacataacacgcacaatttattttatgagcatttaaagttaaattgttgacaacattatcaaatttaaaaatcaaaaattcatgaaattttcaacctttatagctaaagattaaaaatttaagacaagattttacgtaagtattttttttgtgtataaccaaaaaatctgtaaaatttaaaacatagtttatgtttataattattttatattcaaatgttGTAAACCAACCTtcgggttgaaaaaaaaaaaaattagatcgctgttttaattaacttaactttaacttaactcATTTTCCAATACGTTAATTAAAACCAAgtcatatttttctatattttcccAATTatgtcaatacatttttatttattgggtaaaatatcgtgatatattgttaaaatatcaattgaaaaatatcaaaaatatatataggcactgtttttttatacttggGAATTTAATAtgaggctcctactatattgttaaaatgacatttgaaaaatattaaaaatccttagtgacaattttttttataagcatttaaagttcaaaaaggtgggcaagtgtgtatcgctctgttgtacagtaggttacaagcggTTTACTGTAAaggatgttgttaaatttgaatttaatgataaaatatcatagtattagaaaaccgattctgagcgaaaacggtcaatcAGCCTATGAACTACTATGCAGTAGTTCGTGTCAGGCCCGGATctatggtgggggggggggttattcCCGGacgtataatttgttatttgtgtttgctttttaaatacaagtatacaagtaTTAATTTTCTTGATTAACTTGATAGTACAAAAgtacaacataattaaataatcaaaataaaaatactatcctATTGATATGTAGCCCAAGTCAgattgaaaattatgttttacatttttattaaaataatttaaaagaaaatttatattctatttgattacaaactgttttttatctaatttatttttataattaaagatATCAAATAGACAACcaggttgttattattttggaaatttataaaatgtagaattCAGAATGTAGAAATTTTAGAATATACATTTAATCCATAAGTTATAATCCATGATAAAGTTAATTTCTTTATCATGTTATAAtcattacattacaataatttacagtacaaaatcacatttttgtttcattgaatattttccgtacctaggtacaaaatatgaagttttgattgtaacaaatattaaaaaggaaaatgtataatattgttatgttgtaaattaaatattgttcttttacaTAAAGCTTTTTCTATTAAAAGTTAGCAATGGGTACCTAATTTAGATTCATACatgttataattatcaatattatttattctaagcTGAAACTTGGAAATATTGACCACAGATTTTAACCTAACCAATAAGAAGTGCTTTTAAACTAttacttaaatagtttaaaatttaaaatgtttcatttttatgttaaaatggtttaaattattcgtagtaaataaatattttgtccaGTATATTGCAAAAGGTTTTGTAAATGTTAGTCCTCACAATACTTTGTGAGCGTGCTTGATCGTAAAAATTCAtgattttcttcaatttttcttttgttttacacggtgattttgaaaaaaactggGAAACTGTTGGCCCCCCAAAGTATCAActggattcactttcctatcagaaaataaactgttgaagaaaattttatcattttttctgtcctaaaaggtgatgacagacacaaaaataaaaataataaaacaaaaaaaacaaaaaacaaaaattataaaaagaaaacatacatctttgtaaaatcaatacattcattgctctgctcagaatctaaaataagaaaaaacgggCATGTAAAATACTAGCttttgacaaaatctattttcgtTTTTAGTGGTTGTAATTAAGAAACGGATGATCGTAGATATACTTGAAATGGtcaccattttttaaatattatttaacattttccaCACATGGAgtaattttggaaatatttggAGTCTAAAATagacactaaaaaaatattgagaaatattcatacatatttCACATTTTCGAGTTTTCTacgaataatgataaaaattgttcaatcGATTGAacagcttaaaaattaaatataaagttactcgtaagtagttcatactgtaaccaaaaaaactaaaaaatatatccacacaatttttttatctagacattttaaattacaatttgtacaaCATTACTAGTTATTCTATACActggatgtttatattagcattttctatacaccataacattttctatttacatttaagatttaaaaatgtaatttaagattCCTCATAATTTTGTCAACCTTTATCAAAGACCAAATCTTTACAGAAAAGTcaacttaaaattttatgagcgtttaaagtttttacattttcacaatattggatattcacttgatttctcgtgtagcgattttcttattttgttttaattcaaaaaccaataaccgtttTGGTAGACACTTGGAATTTAAAGCggcttacggacattttcagtttcatatttatttagttttttttactataaatatcaataaaattgtattcattgcgtcaaaaagcttgaaaattaaatacaaggctcctgatatattgttacaacagcagatgaaaaatattgaaaaaacacattcacgttaaatttttttaagcgtTTTATGTTCAAATGTTAATGAAATCTAGTGCGAAAGTATTAAAGTatgaaagtattaaaaatttaaacaatgattccacgtaattttttatagatatttaattaagttataatgtggacaaaattacatattaaataggtaaccaagtataacaattttagttaattccttgtgttttaaaaatgttattcgtaggtacttgaaagttctcaagtaggtatattattgtacacaattattggaatatgataatatgcaaataatattaattaaacttatcgGCTACAgcgtaggtattaataaaatattaataatataaaatatcctaggctgacaaaccgtctcttctcagtatcgtttttcgtaaacacattgatattatataatttaattcacacTTAAtatcattacagtgacccaatagtaacctactgtacagcacagtgacacccacttatacgaattttttagttattttttcgatatacttcaatacaattttattttttgggtcgTAAAGCGTGACAATTAAATACGAGgcacaatggcagttgaaaaatattaaaatacataacacgcacaatttattttatgagcatttaaagttaaatacaaGGGTCTCCTACTTTCCTACCTACCACCTTGCCTATCGACTTATCCTTATTGCTCAAAGAGTGCTATCTATATCCTGCACGCTTAGTTGTGCAAAAAGTCCTATCACTGTGTCCATGGTTGTCAATCATTTATTAGATACTACTTTCCTGTTTCTATTTATGCgtcgtatacataaatatatctttatacatatatatatttatgtacgttatatataaatatatacccaattcccattgttttatatatgatatacgattcgcatataatatgatggtcCTTTCAAATATTACTCATGAATTAACGTGAATGTTGGTTTACAATAACACTATTGACAGTTGACCCCCTTCGTCATCTTAGTCGTGTATTTGGGTATTTGGCAATTGATGTATCATTattgatatacatatacatatacatatacataacataattatttcttattcctttcaaattattatatctgtCTTTTAACTATCTAagctttattatttgttatgcgTAGGAGTAAATGGATGTTATCcgttacaaaattatacaaaatatacgcgtataataaaaaaaaattttagtttaatatttcatactatGCAAACTACGTCGTAAATTTGAACTCGgacataaatatgaatataagtattacagtattttgttaaatgtatttaaagtacatagatactttaaatacattcaacaaaataatgctgttttgcttttttatatggttgaaaatttattttgtatttatagcaTCTATGCTCCCACATAGCATGTCAACATTGAATCAAAGTTGATCAAAGATTCATttcttaatattaaacattatttaatattgattttagatGGAATTAGAAGCATATTAGTCTTTACTGAACGCTGTAGAAAGGTGAAATGAAATCGAATCGAATATTAAagaagtgttaaatatttaacactgatttagcattcaaaatataatgcttattaaatctttaattaaacaatacctTACATTCTTAATTATTGCATATACCTTAATCAACACAAATCAAATCTTTATATAATCTTAAACAAATACTTATCTATATGTACATTTACTAGGATgaggtgaatataatataggatgtATTATTAGTACACCTCAGAAATTGGAATTTGCATTTTTTCTTGTACAGCTACCAGTAAACTTCACAAAcatcttataatatatgaaatgatTCACATACGATCTAACAAATTCCCTGCAGTTGTAGTAAcatcaaatttgaaatattcccggattgatacataaattgttaaaaataaggaACTATAGagtgtaaaaataacaaataaacgaACACATTGGTatcttatatagttttataatatgtattagtgtATACTGCTATGCATGTACCTTGCATCGACTTATGCATGTTTaagaactataaaataaaaaaaaatatttatgtgtacatttcaaaaactaaaaaaaattaatcatttgcAGTTTCAgtattggatattttttttttgatgttgaACGGAGCCCGAATAAgagcatttttaatatatttttcagaatCATCATTGGCATTATCATAGTTGAATTTGTTCAACAATTTTATAGAACctagaaatataaaacaattaaacaagatatgacttgacatttttttgaataataatatataaaaagaataaatgTTGATTCATTTCTAATtaggtatttacatttattttattaaggtcTTCAATACTTAAGTATGTATTAAAAGAGCATTGGCCTACTACAATAAAGATACTAGGAAAATTTATAATTGGCGACTTAAAtaagtttacaaaataataaaactaatcaagtatattaactttaaaaaaaataactttcaataggattatacaacatatttttcttatactCAATTATAATTACGTATAAGGGAAgataaatagtttgaaaaatgtataccaaAAAAGCAAcggtcaataattatttattataataaattaagtctgaaaatataatataaaattatagatttgtgaaagtttattattattatttaatttaatgaatgtaccaaatgaaaattattatcttattacatgaggctaaaaaaaaaattgaatattgaactgattaattaaatatgcatgcaaggtcattatacaaaatattaaataattttatggtataaaggtaaaaaaatcatatcaatacaaattattatactataagaaGAGCTCTTACcaaatattagttttgaaatCACTAGgttagaaaaacatttttttttgtttcctcgACCAttgaatgaatataattttaaaagttcatCAGAGAACAAAAGCTGCATAactctttttatatatatttgtaccgTTTTGCCACCAAGACCAATTAGTTTATTTGtctacaacaaaaatatattataaaaatgactataaaaacatttgtatGAAAAATACTCACCAATgatttgtgatattttttatcCGACACCAATTGTTCCTCGATATCATTAAGAGTACTTATATCTTCAATTGGGAAAAGACAATATAGGTTACTGTAGTcaatatcatcatcataatttatatttgaattttctgtacttctttttgaacttttttcaaTTAACAAATCCAATTTTTCATCCAAATTTCTGATGCTgtgttttaaaatgattaagttATGTAAAACCATATCTTTAAACTGATCGTCTGTAATAatcacaaaattaataaaataaattaaggattgaatataatttaatagtatactatGTTTCTATATTTAAGGGGGActtagatgatttgaaaattttagtatttacttattactatattcatctatcaatataattaataatttgtaaaaatgatagtagtataatgaatactacatccaatattacacattattatagcttatatttttgtaaaatcatatttaaggaTAATTAAACCTTTGTACAACCATTTTAATAACTCCAAAActactaattaaaatttagatttagatacatcaacgttttcaagaaaattaccagctaaataatttgcagtaaaaagggcggttctcatttgaaaaatagatgtTTGTATTGTCACAGCTAGGACATTTCTTAAATATAGTACAAAAAACATtgggaatttaaaaatacagtcttATTAGgtaaagttaaaaattctaaaaatcaaaatttgaataaatgttatataaaggGGAAAAATGGGCGTgagcatgtttaaaaaattacccTGTGTAAAGATAAATAACAATGTATGACAATAATCACTTGATACAGATATCGGTAAAAGCCTCATGGCTTTTATACATATAACCAGCTAACATGAATGGTTATTGTACttgattaaataaacattaaggtatgaattatatttttttttatatataatatataaatacaattcattTTGTTGTAAATGATGCAAGTATAACAGTTTTTTCATAAATGGATATGGATATgtattggtatttttatttttaaacttattacttttttatctttaaaatgattattaagaCTTTCTGAAAgctaaatttatcaaattagtcCAGTATTTTACAGAGTCTATAGAGAAAGTGTGACGTATCTATTTGGCAAACTGGAcgattacttaaaaaaaattgttacatagaagtgtaaataaatgaaaacgcCATGGtcccaaaattaaattactaggtACCCAGTAGTGTTAACACCTATACAGTGTTATGTTAAATACTGATTCTACTGTATGTAaggttaaaacaaattattagttaaattatatttatactgatatacattattttaactaatattaatgttaaattgtgtgtaatgtgtaatgtgtaataaaaaacGGAAGTAAGACTTGCGGTAGGTTGTGACATTGAATTGCAGTTGGAATAACCAAAAAGTACCAtgtttatatatgtaaaattattaaattatgtatagaatagcttaaacatttaaaatactttcaaaTGATTTTTGTTAGTTTTGCATGCATAAgtcaaaaaaaatagtataaaacaaaactctgaataatacaatatcaaaacattaattaaaccataattaccttttttaaaaattgtcgaagattttgtatttgatattttttttactgttaacagaattagtaaatattaaaattaaaataaattatttataaatagtattaactaACCAGATACTTTGGGAGTGTCCTTAAGATTCAGAGTAATAGAATTTGAATGATTATGTTCATCATTATCAgtgtataaacttatttttcctGAACTTTTTACtgctaacaaaatatataacttataaaatagttattggttatttttaacacaatttacTAACTAGATAATACTTTTGAAGAGTCATTATTTAAATCAGGAGAATTAGAATTTGAGTGACAATGTTCATAAATATCAGTAGATAAACTTCCTTTTTCTGAACTTTTTactgttaacaaaatatataactgttaaaatagttattgattatttttaacatggTTTACTAACCAGATAACACTTTGGTAGAGCCCTCATCAGCAGAGTTAGAGTTTAAGTGACTATGTTTATCAATATCAGAAAATAAACATCTTTTTAttccttaaaaattaaatttttatattatatgatgaaaTAGtagaaatacattaattatatacatactatttgATGGAGACGATCTTTGATTGTAtggagattttttttctattatgaaacaaaatagGCATATAaactattactataaaaaaatgtcaaattcatattaaaacTCAAATTACCAGAAAATAATGATAACTTCTCATTTGAAAGTTTTAAAGGAGAATTTGTCCTTGTATTAGTTGTATTGCTCATTATTATAGTTTCTTTTTCTGAATGAATATTAGACAAAGGAATCTTTACTGCTGtaagatataataaaatcaaattaattagttCTAAGTACTATTAGGTAATAGCTATTAcagatgtaaatataaataggtattttactaAGCagctataggtataggtatctacttaatattaagttctcACCTGCTGTATCAATAATGGAGTTCTTTAAGGGAGACCATCCATTGGGTCGACTTTCAATACTATTTAATGTTATGTTTTGTAtttggtggttttttttttgaagttgaGGTTCTGCGTCTAACAAAGTATTAAattggtattaattatttttaattgatttacaatgatttaCACAAAAGTGGATACTTAATTCAacgtaataacatttaataaaaacaaataaataatttacctgaATGATAACATGGAAGGGCATTTTTGTGCATATCTGTATCAGATTTTTCACtgtctaaaaacaaaataggtatttGATCAAATTATGAtggaattataaattaatattaataaataaaaatgaaatacctaaataagtaaaacattatattctaTAAGGTATCGGTATGCaaacaatttaattgttatacctaACATTTATATCTGAAAAACTAtgtaatctaaatattatgttattaaaacataCCAGATTCCGAGCTTGAACGAGTTTTATACtgcctttttttaatttttctctttttttttaacttatcatCTTCCATTGAAGAAAGGTCAGATTTACATTTCgcaacattacattttttttgggcCATTTGAAAATTgtctagaaatatttaaaattatattaaataaatacatacctaatacaaGCAAATGACTTAAGTATAAGTGCCCTCCCCAATATATACCaagatactaaatattatacaatatacccaCCTACCATTTATTTCGACTGTACTGCGCTTAGATCAAAATGCACTTGATAGGAATGGACccgaaattatttaatttaattaggtataggtacccaataataataacgaaaataaactttaattaggtacataatgaAAATAAGGTTATTTTATTCCTCTTAAGGTATGCCTAAGCCAGTTTCACCACTACATATTATGCACAAAAGTTGCTTAGTACTACAATATAACCGTCATAATAATACTGGAGGTATGACAGTCTCCCATCCCACACTGGCTATCTAATTTCTAATTTCAACCACACACATAATAGAGACTTTGGGGCAAACTGCAATGCTTCATACAGCCAAGTATCACTCTTTATTAGTTTTATcatgattatataggtacctatacttttatttatatacattgtgtacccactgtatatattatataggtatatgatattatgttgaatcataataatactcatgaaaaagtatatttcgTATTTTCGTTATGATAATACTAAGTTACTATACTaaattagccattaggtacgATATAGGTATGCGTATAATCTCTAAAAATTCGCCATGCTAAACAGATGTGAAAAAAACGCTTATAATACTTGGTTATTGCGACAAgtttaagacaaaaataaactGTAGTAGGTAGGTTTGAATGATGTTAACAGACTAGGCTGCTGAGATCCGACTCAGTTGATGGAAGTAGACACTAGACTGGCTGTCGGCTTGTCGTATTGAAATtacgtacatttcaccagcccccccaaatataatttttgacattttttttttgcgaaacattagtgtgccattagtgtgaatttgtgtgactattttcagaatttgtgcgatactggtttaaccgtaaattcaaaaatatatatggggggctgtagaaatgttccccagccccccctcatggaaaaaattacaattttcaaaattttcttttgccaaacattagtgcgtcattagtgtgaatttgtgcgacaacaaccagaattcgtgcgacacccgttatactcggaaaaatcgtttttccattttgagcatttccccagcccccctcatagaaaaaattacaattttcaaaattttcttttgccaaacattagtgcgtcattagtgtgaatttgtgcgacaacaaccagaattcgtgcgacacccgttatactcggaaaaatcgtttttccattttgagcatttccccagccccccctcatggaaaaaattacaattttcaaaattttcttttgccaaacattagtgcgtcattagtgtgaatttgtgcgacaacaaccagaattcgtgcgacacccgttatactcggaaaaatcgtttttccattttgagcatt
This genomic window from Metopolophium dirhodum isolate CAU chromosome 1, ASM1992520v1, whole genome shotgun sequence contains:
- the LOC132935873 gene encoding uncharacterized protein LOC132935873; translation: MAQKKCNVAKCKSDLSSMEDDKLKKKRKIKKRQYKTRSSSESDSEKSDTDMHKNALPCYHSDAEPQLQKKNHQIQNITLNSIESRPNGWSPLKNSIIDTAAVKIPLSNIHSEKETIIMSNTTNTRTNSPLKLSNEKLSLFSEKKSPYNQRSSPSNRIKRCLFSDIDKHSHLNSNSADEGSTKVLSVKSSEKGSLSTDIYEHCHSNSNSPDLNNDSSKVLSTVKSSGKISLYTDNDEHNHSNSITLNLKDTPKVSVKKISNTKSSTIFKKDDQFKDMVLHNLIILKHSIRNLDEKLDLLIEKSSKRSTENSNINYDDDIDYSNLYCLFPIEDISTLNDIEEQLVSDKKYHKSLTNKLIGLGGKTVQIYIKRVMQLLFSDELLKLYSFNGRGNKKKCFSNLVISKLIFGSIKLLNKFNYDNANDDSEKYIKNALIRAPFNIKKKISNTETAND